GTTGCTTTAGAGTTGAATGTAGAGCCATTTAGGCTAGATTGTTCTACTCTATTCAGGTGTATCAGTGTGTATTTGTTGCTTTAGAGTTGAATGTAGAACCATTTAGGCTAGATTGTTCTACTCTATTTGCGGGTGCAGGTTGTTCATGTAGTTTATCCCTTTCTTGAACATTTATCAGTTGCCTTATGAGGATTAAGTGGGATTGGCTTTTTTTTTTGTTCTGTTAGGCCACCTCCAGATAGAAGAACACACATACACTCCCAACCATGTAATTTTGGCTCAATCTGTGAGGTATATATATGCCTGTTTCTTGTTTATGGCGAAATTTTCCAAAACCCTTGCTAATGAAACTAGAATTGATTAGCTAGGTTAACTGCTAGTTTTCTCTCTTCATTCACTGCTGTTTTTTTCTCGAATCAACCAGATGAGATGGATCAAAGAGAGCACATGAACTATGCACTAAGCGATGAATCAGTCTACATGTGACTTTTGGAATGGATGGCGGCAGTTCCAGTTTTTGTTATGTTGTTGTGATCAGCTGGGTAGCAGTGGCAGTGAGGGAGATAACTAGGGGCTGAGGGTTTGCATGGAGATCATGCATATGCGGCTAGCAACAACACTTGAATTTGTGTGTGAATATATCTTTTGTTCACTTGGTAAATATGTTTTAGCTAAATGtaacttggagctcatagaattctTCCCTAGCATTCCATAGAAACTATGGATGGTGAGAGAAATACATTCTCGGTTTTCTCAGACAGGTTTGATAGAGCAATTTGTAGGAGCAGCATTATTATTGTAATATTATCTATGAACCATTGTATCTTCTTTTATATGTAATAATGGTTTGAGTCCCTTTTACagtactaatggtgaagacctttGCTCGACTGAACATGGAGATGTATTATCATATCAGTGCAACCTTTTTGAACTATGTAGAAACTTATATTTGCTTGCCTTCATTCATATTTAATTCTCGTGCAGTGGGCAGGCAAGGCCTAGCGCAACCTGTGACAGGACCTTTTTATATGTATGTCCAGTCCATGAGACAAATCAGAAATGTTACATAAGAATAGTGATCCAAACGAGGAAGAGATTGGACCATTTCAATTTTCATCTACTACACAGGATGTCGAAAAATAGCAACCGAGTTCTCAGAATTTAATTCTTTCTTTTGCATTGTAAACGAAAAATCTTGCCTTGTTATAACAGCAGAATCTAATGCCTAGCTTAATCACAGAGAAAACAAATCTGGTAGGCTTGAATTATCCCACCTTTAGCGGCAACACCAATAATAAGTAAGATAAGAAGCTCAGCTCATCCCATCAACATTGGAACCGATCAGTTAGCCAGCTTGGCAGCCACCCTTGAATAGGAGCGTCATCCTGTTAATGAAGTCTATTTGGCACGTACACAAGATTGTATATGTTTTCGTATGTGCATGAGTAATATGAGTATGTCTGTAATTTCGCACAGAACTTTGGATGATGGCTGGAAAATAATTCTTGCTTCTTGAACGCGCCGGACGGCCGGAGCTGAAGCAACGCAGTAAAATAAAACATGACTATATCAGTGCGAGTGCGAATTCTATGCAGTACTAGTACTAGCTTTACTTGAGATTGACGGATCTATCCAGCTACTACTACTCCGTGCTTTTGGTTTCCTCTCAGTCGATCGCTCCCTTAATTTCGCTAGGTCCTTGGAATCAATGAGGACCCAGCGTGATTACTACTCCTCcttcacagtttattaggcgcGCGCGTACCCTAGATCATcaatttaacctatataatttaaattatataatacaaaaattatatcattagaaaatagaacatctgaactttctaatgatatattttttataacatataactaatgctaacttgattAAATTTGCAACCTAGGGATACGCGCGTGCCTTATAAACTGTAAGAGAGGGAGTAGAGAACCATTTACTATTAGGAGTAGAGAACCATTTACTATTAGGAGAAAGGAATCTGTGATTCGTTAAAAAAGGTCACGAGCGGCCAGGACCAACCCACCTCTTTCCAACCATCAAATTCGCTGATCCTAGAAACTAGGAGCAAACAAAACCGAAATTGCGTCTAATCCCATCAAAGTCTATGCATGGATGAGGATGGGCAATACACATGCATTTTTTCCTTGGAATTGAGGGAGCTACTAATTCTTAGTACGTGCTTTTGGAATTCTTCCACCTGATCGCTCCGTTAATTTAGTTAGCTCCTTGGAATTAGTAAGGGTCCATCGTGATTACTGGAGAACCGCACTAAGGTTTATAGGAGAAACGAATCTGTAATTGGTGAAAGAGGATCGTGAGTGGCCCAGGCATTTTGGCAAGCCACCAAAACGCCTCCCCCCCCACATAATTGCTGCCTATAACATGACGAAATGAATTGGTGCGCAGCCATGAAATTCTAAGGATTTGGCTGGCCATATTTCTGCCTATAACGGAGGAAGTAGTGAAGTCAATGCATGGATGAGGATGGGCAACGCGCACACACATGTTTTTCCTTTGGATTGATGGAGCTATTGTTTCTTGGCGTACGTGCTTTGGCTTCCTCAGATTGCCCCGTTAATTTGGTTAGGTACTTGGAATTAGTAAGGGCCTGGCGTGATTACTTGATCGAGAACCACGCAATAGTTATTAGAAGAAATAAATCCGTGATTGTTGAAAGAGGATCACGACTGGCCGAGGCGTTTTGGCAAGCCATCGCACACCTCCCTCCACATTAGTGCTCCTTCCACCCATCAAATTCGCTGCTCCTAGAAACAAGGAACAAACATGACCGAAATTGCCTCTGCTAACTCCATCTTCTTCCCGCCATACCTCTCCTTCCCCTTCCCTCAAAATTCAAACTTCAAACCTTGATCTCTCCCAGTTTATAAATATGAGATGGGGTTGAGCCAACGCGTGCGTCGTGTGTGACTCTTTACTcgtcgaggagaggagaggagaggagaggagcagGACACTTTGtgccgccggcgaggtagggATTGCCGACGCAAGCGAAGGGAGCTGGAGATGTGGCGGCGTACTTAGGTACGTGGTGGATGGCGCTGAATGAAAATCGGTGAGTTCATCGGTCGTCTCGTTTATCTTCTTTTCAGATCGATGATTGATTGATAGACATATGAGTACTAGTAGTAGTAGCATTGGAATTTGTTGTGTTACGCAAGCAGATGAGAGAAAAGAATATTATGCGGCAGGCAGTTTAGCTTCTTTTTAGTTTCTCAATCGATCCTGAGAGAACGGACGGATTTGCTTTGACTTGTCGTCGCAGAGAAAATAGGTTCCGCCTACGATTCAAACAGACGAGCTCAACAGCAGAGCTTGCGTATTTGATGGACAGTCACAGCAGAGCTTGAGCAGAAGACCTTGAGCGTCACTCTACCGCATCATACTTAATTCCCGCTCCAATCCCAGGCCAGCCGGAAGCGGAACCGGAAGACGCTGACTTCACGGCGATGGACACCACCGCCcagggcagcggcggcggcggcggcgggcgcgtgTTGCTGCTGCCGTTCCCGGGGATGCAGGGCCACGCCAACCCGATGCTGCAGCTCGGCCGCCGCCTAGCCtaccacggcctcctccccaccCTCGTCCTCACCCGCCACGTCCTCTCCACAACCCCCCTCAAAGACTGCCCCTTCCCCGTGGCCGCCATCTCCGACGGCTTCGACGCCGGCGGGATCACCTCCTGCCCCGACACCGCGGAGTACCTGCGCCGGATGGAAGCCGCTGGGTCGGACACACTGGCGCGGCTCCTGCTCGCCGCCGACGTGCGGGTGCTCGTGTACGACTCGCACCTGCCGTGGGCGCGGCGGGTCGCGCGGGATGCCGGCGTGGCCGCGGCCGCGTTCATGACGCAGATGTGCGCGGTGGACGTGGTCTACGGCGAGGCGCGCGCCGGGCGGGTGGCGCTGCCGCTGGCGGACGGGAGCGCGCTGCGTCGCCGGGGTGTGCTCAGCGTCGATCTTGGACCGGAGGACGTGCCGCCGTTCGTGGCCAAGCCCGAGTGGTACCCGGCGTTCACGGACTCGGCGCTAGGGCAGTTCGACGGGCTGGACCAGGCCGACGACGTGCTCGTCAACTCATTCCGCGACCTGGAACCCAAGGTGAGCACTACCTGTTTGTTGTTTTGATCAGCTGAAATCTTATATGACATTGGGCATCCTCttatctcatatgctttaaaTTCAAACATTGGGCTAAACAGCTTCTCCATGGATAACTGAAAAATAATTTTTGACATGCTATTTGCTAACAAAAGACTCTGCTCCGTACCTGTATGACAAACAAACTTCATATTTTTGGATTGTGCAGGAGGCAGATTACATGGAATCGAGATGGCGTGCAAAGACCGTCGGCCCGACATTACCATCCTTCTACCTAGATGACGATCGTCTGCCATTGAATAAATCCTATGGTTTCAACCTCGTCTCTAGCACTGCTCCATGCATGGCATGGCTAGACACCCAAGCTCCTTGTTCCGTGGTCCTTGCATCCTATGGCACGGTCGCTAACCTCGACACGGCACAAATAGAAGAGCTAGGCTATGGATTGTGCAATTCTGCACAACCTTTCGTTTGGGTGTTGAGGTCTGAAGAAGCAGAAAAGTTGCCTGAAGAACTTCGTGGCCAATGCAACATGAAAGGCCTAATTGTTTCTTTTTGCCCTCAGCTGGAGGTATTGGCCCATAGAGCCACAGGTACAAAATTAACTCATTTCTGTATATGGATAAACAAGGCAAACAATTGTTAGTGGCATGTCGCAAGAATTGAAAGTAAGGTTTGCAATCTCCCTAATGCAGGCTGCTTCTTGACGCATTGTGGATGGAACTCAACAACCGAAGCAATTGTCACTGGTGTACCCATGGTGGCAATACCACAATGGGCAGACCAACCGACAACCGCAAAGTATGTGGAGAGCGCTTGGGGGATTGGTGTGCGTGCACGTCAGGATGGCAAAGGCTTGGTGAGGAGGGAAGAGGTGGAGAGGTGTATCAAGGAGGTATTGGGTGGGGAAGAGTATAAGAGGAATGCTTCCAAGTGGATGCAAAAAGCCAAAAGGGCAATGCAGAAAGGAGGGAGCTCGGACAAGAATATTACTGATTTTGTGGCCAAGTACTTACCAAATTCAAGATCATACGAAGATGGTGATTCTTGATGCATTGATTTAAAGTCAACCCTCGCAGATTTAACGTCTTTTCCATAGATTTTGGTAGTCTTGGAGTTGAAGTAAAACCACATTCCTATCTTTTATGACTTAAGAAGGAGCTTACTGTATGGCAAACTGATTGTTCTCAGTTGCTAAAAAAATGTTCAATTAATACACTAAAGGTTTGCCAATCAAGAAATGAAATTATATATTGGTAACAAAGAAGGGATACTGTAAAATCTGTAAATTTGACTATGTGTTAAGAAGCATTAATCACTGCAACTTGCAATATGACTAAGTCTCAGATATATTGGTGTAAGGAAATATTAACCATAATTCTTACAAAgatcacaacaatgcacaaatgtGGTGAGATGAATCATCCTACAACGTTGCGGGGTTATTTAATTTGGAAATTAGATTAATCCTGCACGTTCCAAGCTAAACCAGTCAGTGCATGCATGAATACATACGCGTGCATGTAGCTAGCTCGTGCATGGCCCGACTTGAAATTAAATGGTCACTTTTGTTAATTTTACGTCCCGATGGCGGTGGGCGCGAACCAACCCAAAATTACCATCCGCCGAGGAGTTGATGGCGTGCTGTGGGGATGCCAACCGATAGCGAGAGAGGCCACGGCACAAGTGACTACTATTGGTTTCACCAAGGCTCCATGGTCAGCGATCCGCGAGACCCAACTCGAGGCCTGAGATTTTGCTTTCCAGCATTAATTAGTGCAAGTCCGAATCAATTCATTTCCTATAAACGGGTGAAGGACTGATGGAGCGAAACGGGGTGTCCCCTGAAATTCGAACGATTTGGCTGGCCATATTTCTGGCtataacggagggagtagtaaagtCCATGCACAGAGGAGGATGAGCAATGCACATGCATATTTTACCTCGAGATTGATGGACCTACTATTTCTTAGGTACATGCTTTGTCTTCCTCTCACTTGATTGCAGCTCCGTTAATTTGGTTAGGACCCGGAAACAAgcagcaaacaaagcagaaatTGCCTGTAACCCCAGATTCTTCCCGCCATATCTCTCTTCCCTCTCTCAGAATTCAATCCCCAAACCTTGACCTCTCCATGTCTATAAATATGAGGAGGGGTGAAGCTAACGCGTGCGTCGTGTGTGacgacttagactttgactctttactcgtcgaggagaggagaggagaggagaggagcagAACACTTTGTGCTGCGGCGAGGGCACTGGTCTTTTCGGCATGGGGCAAGCAGGCGGGATGCGTGCGGATGGTATGTGAGACGGCGGTCGGTCGCTGACGATACATACGTGCTCTATCGAGTTCTTCTCCAGATCCCATCCACCAGGTAATCCATTAGTTCTCACGAGTGCAAACATCGCTCGGGAGTTTGTTGGACGATCGATCGATTTGGTTTTGTGCTGATGTTATAGCGATCTCTGTTTTTTATCGACGACGACACGGGGAAAAGCAGCGTGCGAGGTGGAGATGTTGCGGCGTACGTGTACACGAAATGGATCTCGCTGAATAGGGAGGAAAAAATCGGTAGCTAGCTTCCCACTGACGGGCTTGCAGCACCATGGTGACGGGCGTCGTCTTTCTTTGGGGAGCCTGTGCACTCCATAGATTCCACTCCACCGCATCGCTTACGGGCTTACTTAATTCCAATCCCAGGCCTGCCAGAAGCGGAAGACGCTGACTTCACGGCCATGGATAGCCCAGACACCACCGTCCAGctcaccggcggcggcgggcgcgtgCTGCTGCTGCCGTTCCCGGGGATGCAGGGCCACGCCAACCCGATGCTGCAGCTCGGCCGCCGCCTAGCCTACCACGGCCTCCGCCCCACCCTCGTCCTCACGCGCCACGTCCTCTCCACCGCCGCTCCCAAAGACTGCCCATTCCCCGTGGCCGCCATCTCCGACGGCTTCGACGCCGGCGGGATCGCCTCCTGCCCCGACACCGCGGAGTACCTGCGCCGGATGGAGGCCGCCGGGTCGGACACGCTCGCCCTGCTCCTCCTCGCTGCCGACGTATATTAAAACAGAAGCAAAAAAAACTGTTAGATGTAGATCATATGAGCCTACACGGATATATTTCAAAACAAAAGAAAGTAATGTTGCAGAACAGATTCGGACTTCCTACGCATTAAAGATAACCAGATTTTTACAAGATGCAAGAGTTCTGCATTTTCCGTGCTCCTATATTAGCACTGCTTGTCTGCTTGCTTCGAAACAAGTGAGATGGTAAAACTAGGGGTCTGCATGATGTAATTTACTAAGTCTAAAGAAAGATTGCCCAAATGGCATGCTGAAAAGCTGGGTCTACATGCATTGCAGTGACCAATCAGGAGAATAAAATTCTATCTGGGTAACAAAGCAGAGATTCTTGTAAACTTTGTATTCATATGAATTATGTCATATGAAGCCTTGGGGATTGCATCGTCATGTATTCATATGAATCCTATCATTTCCTCTCATATTCATACACTTGACCGCTGGGTGTTTCTTGCTTAAAGAACATTCCTGATACCTTTGAGACAAAAGAAAATTATTTCTCTAGAATAAATGCTCTCTCTGACTCTCTCGTTCTCCACCAGATCCGGGCCGGTCGGCCCCTCCCCGTCCCTTCTCCGGCGACTACCGGCGTCATGGTGGGTGAGGGACCTCTCCCCTCTATAGAGGTAGAGTGGATCTAGGTTTGGTTGTTGCCTTGTTGGCGTTATGCCGTCATGTTGGAGCGTTTCACCATTGCTTTCGAGCCGGCTGTGGTCTTCGGTGCTGTTCATCCTTGTGTTGGTGGCATGGTGCTGCGAGTGGAAATTTATTCATTACTAAAGCCGAAGTCAGTAGGAGTACTATTATGAAAAAATTCAGACCTCGGGCTCGAGGACGTAGTTTCGGAGGGGGTGGCACCGACGTCTCCTAGAATAAGCTCGATTTCATCTTGCAGGTCTGCGGCGGCTGCACAAGGGATCGTTTCCCTTCTTCTTTCTCGTCGTGGTGGCGAGCAGATGCAGGGGATCCTCTCCTTTGGTGGTGGGTGGCATGATCTGCGGCAGGGGAGAACCTCTGCTTCACTTGGGAGATTCATCACAGCGgcgagctcgccgtcgttcttcaGAGTCGAATGGCGAACTCTCCCACCACTTGCGTTGGTGATGGTGATCTCCGGCCAACGCTTGATGGAATCCAACAACCTCCAGGCCAAGTTGCCGCTACAGAGGCCCTCCAGCGACGACGTAGTTGGCTACCGCCTATCCGCATCAAGTGGTTATGTCCCCGGTGGCGTTGAGGTCGGCTGTGTCGTGCTTGCTCGCGGTGGAGAAGGAGCTGGACCTGATCGCTTTTTCAGTCTTCTTTCTGAGGTCCTTTGTGCAGAATGTAAGGGTTTGATTGTAACTTCTAATTTCTCTAGGGCCCTTTCTGTAAAACTTTGTTGCCACCGCTGAATGAATGGAAGCTCACGGTCCTATAGTAGAAAAAAATGTAGGAGTGGAAAGTAAAGTATAATGTAGGAGTAGTATGTCTTGGAAAGTTAATTTAGCTTTACAAGCCATACCACATTTAGATTTTGGTGACTTTGGAGTTGATGTTAAGACCAATACTAGGTTAGGCATCTACTAAGGAGTCCATTGGCTAGTAATCTGAATGTTCTCGGTTGCTCAAAAGTGCCATGGTTAAAAAGCATGTGGACGAGGAAGCACGTCACAAAAGGGAGCCTGCGACACCCCTCAAGAAACGTTAACAAATGGATGATAACCATTGCCGACATTGGTAGGCCACAACGCCGAACGATATTTTGAATATGTGTGTGTTTAAAGTTTAAACCGTTGTGGTAACAAACTTTTGAGCATAAAGGTTTGCAAGGTTGCAAAGAAATAGATGTTTGAAGTGATCGAAGAAATTATCGAGAGATAATGTTTAACATTAAGGAACTTAGGAAATATAACCACAAAGAAGGAATGCAATTATTCTTTTGTTTATCTCTGAATTAAAACCATCTACTACATACGAATAAAAGCCACCCATCCCCATCCCCAACACCTCATACCCAAATCTCTCTTTGCTCTTCCGTTGCCATAGCCAAGATTTAGTACAACCACTCTGACAAGAACATGTTCACTAACTTTTCCAATGTAGTCCTCCACATAGCGAGAACTCCGGTGATGTGCCAGAGTTGTCCGTCTTGGTACCTCCCCTAGCCATGGTACCCCAATTTATCATGTCTCATGCAGGGGGGCGGGGGTGTAACCGAAGAAGAGTGGtgatgaggacgaggaggaggacaagGGAGGAATAGGTATGAGTGATTAAGCTAAAGCTAAAACCCTGGTTTTCTTACTCTAGTTCATCTATAGAAGCCCCTTGTTCATAGAATGGTTTTCAAATCGAGATCTTTATCATTGGATTCCTAGTGGGATGTGAGAACTAGAGGCGGGCACAAcaacaacgcccaatatcttgagGGGCTAGATTTTCGTAAACGCACATGTGGCGATTTAGGCGAGGGagggttgtggacgacggcgtgtCTTTGGCTCACTCGGTGCTCCAAAGATCTTTTTCTCTCTTTATATTTATTTACTACGATAATTAT
This region of Lolium perenne isolate Kyuss_39 chromosome 2, Kyuss_2.0, whole genome shotgun sequence genomic DNA includes:
- the LOC127331129 gene encoding UDP-glucosyltransferase UGT13248-like, whose translation is MDTTAQGSGGGGGGRVLLLPFPGMQGHANPMLQLGRRLAYHGLLPTLVLTRHVLSTTPLKDCPFPVAAISDGFDAGGITSCPDTAEYLRRMEAAGSDTLARLLLAADVRVLVYDSHLPWARRVARDAGVAAAAFMTQMCAVDVVYGEARAGRVALPLADGSALRRRGVLSVDLGPEDVPPFVAKPEWYPAFTDSALGQFDGLDQADDVLVNSFRDLEPKEADYMESRWRAKTVGPTLPSFYLDDDRLPLNKSYGFNLVSSTAPCMAWLDTQAPCSVVLASYGTVANLDTAQIEELGYGLCNSAQPFVWVLRSEEAEKLPEELRGQCNMKGLIVSFCPQLEVLAHRATGCFLTHCGWNSTTEAIVTGVPMVAIPQWADQPTTAKYVESAWGIGVRARQDGKGLVRREEVERCIKEVLGGEEYKRNASKWMQKAKRAMQKGGSSDKNITDFVAKYLPNSRSYEDGDS